In a genomic window of Cytobacillus sp. FSL H8-0458:
- the rplJ gene encoding 50S ribosomal protein L10, with the protein MSSIIEQKKQIVDEIADKLKSSLSTVVVDYRGLTVAEVTELRKQLREAGVEFKVYKNSMTRRAAEAAELSGLNESLTGPNAIAFSTEDVVAPAKILNDFAKKHEALEIKAGVIEGNIASVEDVKALAELPSREGLLSMLLSVLQAPIRNLALAAKAVADQKEEQGA; encoded by the coding sequence ATGAGCAGCATTATCGAACAAAAGAAACAAATCGTAGACGAAATTGCTGATAAGCTTAAATCAAGTTTATCAACAGTTGTTGTTGACTATCGTGGTCTTACTGTTGCTGAAGTTACTGAACTTCGTAAACAGCTTCGTGAAGCTGGCGTGGAATTCAAAGTATACAAGAATTCAATGACTCGCCGTGCTGCTGAAGCTGCTGAACTTTCCGGTTTAAACGAGTCTTTAACTGGACCTAACGCAATCGCGTTCAGCACAGAAGATGTAGTTGCTCCAGCGAAAATCCTTAATGATTTCGCGAAAAAGCATGAAGCACTTGAAATTAAAGCAGGTGTAATCGAAGGAAATATCGCTTCAGTAGAAGATGTCAAAGCTCTTGCTGAACTACCATCACGCGAAGGCTTGCTTTCTATGCTACTCAGCGTACTTCAAGCACCTATCCGCAATCTTGCTCT
- the rlmB gene encoding 23S rRNA (guanosine(2251)-2'-O)-methyltransferase RlmB, translating to MSQDFIIGKNPVIEALKSERDINKIFIAEGSQSGQMQQVIGLAKSAGVLVQFVPKKKIDGMAEGNHQGVIAQVAAYQYAEIDDLFAAAEKKNEAPFFLLLDEIEDPHNLGSIMRTADAVGAHGIIIPKRRAVGLTATVAKASTGAIEYIPVVRVTNMARTIDELKERGVWIAGTDAKGKQDYRQMDGAMPLGLVIGSEGKGMGRLIRDKCDFLINLPMAGHVTSLNASVAAALLMYEVYRKRHPLEG from the coding sequence ATGAGCCAGGATTTTATCATTGGGAAGAATCCCGTCATTGAAGCATTGAAGTCAGAGAGGGATATTAATAAGATTTTTATTGCAGAAGGATCGCAAAGCGGGCAGATGCAGCAGGTAATCGGTTTGGCGAAGTCCGCCGGGGTGCTGGTCCAGTTTGTGCCAAAGAAAAAAATAGATGGGATGGCAGAGGGAAATCATCAAGGCGTCATCGCACAGGTTGCTGCGTATCAATACGCAGAAATCGATGATCTGTTTGCTGCTGCAGAAAAGAAAAATGAAGCACCATTTTTCCTGCTGCTGGATGAAATTGAAGATCCGCACAATCTGGGATCCATCATGAGAACGGCTGATGCAGTCGGTGCCCATGGGATCATTATTCCGAAGAGGAGAGCGGTCGGGCTGACAGCAACAGTAGCTAAAGCTTCAACAGGTGCGATCGAGTATATTCCCGTTGTCCGTGTCACCAATATGGCCAGAACGATTGATGAATTAAAAGAAAGAGGCGTCTGGATCGCCGGTACGGATGCAAAAGGGAAACAGGACTACCGCCAGATGGATGGAGCGATGCCTTTAGGTCTTGTGATTGGCAGCGAAGGTAAAGGAATGGGCCGCCTGATTCGCGATAAATGCGACTTCCTCATTAACCTGCCGATGGCTGGACACGTTACTTCCCTTAACGCATCAGTTGCGGCTGCACTGCTCATGTATGAGGTTTATCGGAAACGGCACCCGCTTGAGGGATAA
- the rplA gene encoding 50S ribosomal protein L1 — MGGYSAKTTIKEEIKMAKKGKKYAEAVKLVDSSKAYPIAEAIELTKKTNFAKFDATVEVAFRLGVDPKKADQQIRGAVVLPNGTGKTQRVLVFAKGEKAKEAEAVGADFVGDSEYINKISQGWFDFDVIVATPDMMGEVGKLGRVLGPKGLMPNPKTGTVTFDVQKAVNEIKAGKVEYRVDKAGNIHVPIGKVSFEDEKLVENFNTIFDTMMKVKPAAAKGTYMKNVSVTSTMGPGVKVDPSSVAVK; from the coding sequence GTGGGAGGTTATTCCGCTAAAACCACAATCAAGGAGGAAATAAAAATGGCTAAAAAAGGTAAGAAGTACGCTGAAGCTGTGAAGCTTGTTGATTCTTCAAAAGCTTACCCGATTGCTGAAGCAATTGAACTTACGAAGAAAACTAATTTTGCAAAATTTGATGCAACTGTTGAGGTAGCATTCCGCCTTGGAGTTGACCCTAAGAAAGCTGACCAGCAAATCCGTGGAGCAGTTGTTCTTCCAAACGGAACTGGTAAAACTCAGCGCGTTCTTGTATTCGCTAAGGGTGAAAAAGCGAAAGAAGCAGAAGCTGTTGGAGCAGATTTCGTAGGCGATTCTGAATACATCAACAAAATCAGCCAAGGCTGGTTCGACTTTGATGTAATCGTTGCTACACCTGACATGATGGGTGAAGTTGGTAAACTTGGCCGCGTATTAGGACCTAAAGGCTTAATGCCAAACCCTAAGACTGGCACAGTTACTTTTGACGTTCAAAAAGCAGTTAACGAAATCAAAGCAGGTAAAGTTGAATACCGTGTTGACAAAGCTGGTAACATCCACGTGCCAATCGGTAAAGTATCTTTCGAAGACGAAAAGCTTGTTGAAAACTTCAACACAATTTTCGACACAATGATGAAAGTGAAGCCTGCTGCTGCTAAAGGAACTTACATGAAGAACGTTTCTGTTACTTCTACAATGGGACCTGGCGTTAAAGTAGATCCTTCATCTGTTGCAGTGAAATAG
- a CDS encoding Mini-ribonuclease 3 yields MLHYDNKIDEKQLNSLALAYMGDAVFETYIRHHLLQNGRVRPHFLHKEATRYVSAKAQSLIIHELIDAERLTEEELAVVRRGRNAKSGSVPKNTDVQTYRYSTAFESLIGYLFLAKRQERMEELILESIDLVEKKKGGAVK; encoded by the coding sequence ATGCTTCACTATGATAACAAAATAGATGAAAAACAATTGAATAGTCTTGCCCTGGCGTATATGGGAGATGCGGTATTTGAGACCTATATACGCCACCATCTCCTGCAAAATGGACGGGTTCGGCCTCATTTTCTCCATAAGGAGGCGACCCGGTATGTTTCTGCAAAAGCCCAGTCTCTGATCATTCATGAATTAATAGACGCTGAACGGCTGACAGAAGAAGAACTGGCAGTCGTCCGCAGGGGGCGGAATGCCAAGTCCGGTTCGGTGCCGAAGAATACAGATGTCCAAACATACAGATACAGCACAGCTTTTGAATCGCTGATCGGCTATCTGTTTTTAGCGAAAAGACAGGAGCGGATGGAAGAGCTGATTCTGGAATCCATAGATTTAGTTGAGAAAAAGAAAGGAGGAGCGGTAAAATGA
- the rpmG gene encoding 50S ribosomal protein L33: MTKKVILACSVCGSRNYSTAGKNDAVRLELKKFCSTCSAHTIHKETK; encoded by the coding sequence ATGACGAAAAAAGTAATTTTGGCATGCTCTGTATGTGGTTCCAGGAATTATTCCACTGCGGGCAAAAATGATGCTGTACGGCTGGAATTGAAAAAATTCTGCAGCACATGCAGTGCTCATACGATCCATAAAGAAACAAAGTGA
- a CDS encoding NYN domain-containing protein: protein MDILLVDGYNIIGAWPELRELKNKDLSSARDRLIEKMAEYQGYSGYRVIVVFDAHYVKGTEKKFKNSKIEVIFTRNNETADERIEKLAIDLSNIKTQIHVATSDFTEQWVIFGQGALRKSARELLNEMNLIESSIEKKVKKIQEKKPVSKIPLSDEVAEIFEKWRRGGQ, encoded by the coding sequence ATGGACATCCTTCTTGTTGACGGATACAACATAATTGGTGCTTGGCCAGAACTCAGGGAGCTCAAAAACAAGGATTTATCATCAGCCAGAGACCGTCTGATCGAAAAAATGGCCGAGTACCAGGGATATTCCGGGTACAGAGTGATTGTCGTGTTTGATGCCCACTATGTAAAGGGCACGGAAAAAAAGTTTAAGAATTCAAAGATCGAAGTTATTTTCACGCGGAATAATGAAACGGCCGACGAACGCATCGAAAAACTGGCTATCGATCTCAGCAATATTAAAACCCAAATTCATGTGGCAACCTCCGATTTCACAGAGCAATGGGTCATATTTGGCCAGGGGGCGTTAAGAAAATCAGCGAGGGAGCTGCTGAATGAAATGAATTTGATTGAAAGCAGCATTGAAAAAAAAGTAAAAAAAATTCAGGAGAAAAAGCCAGTTTCCAAGATACCTCTCAGTGATGAAGTGGCAGAAATTTTTGAAAAATGGCGCAGAGGGGGCCAATGA
- the rplK gene encoding 50S ribosomal protein L11 — MAKKVIKLVKLQIPAGKANPAPPVGPALGQAGVNIMGFCKEFNARTAEQAGLIIPVEITVFEDRSFTFITKTPPAAVLLKKAAGIESGSGEPNRNKVATVKRDKVREIAETKMPDLNAASVEAAMRMVEGTARSMGIVIED; from the coding sequence GTGGCTAAAAAAGTAATCAAACTTGTAAAGCTGCAAATCCCTGCAGGTAAAGCGAACCCTGCACCACCGGTAGGACCGGCACTAGGTCAAGCAGGTGTTAACATCATGGGATTCTGTAAGGAATTTAACGCTCGCACAGCTGAACAAGCTGGCTTAATCATTCCTGTTGAAATCACGGTTTTTGAAGACCGTTCATTTACATTTATTACGAAAACTCCTCCTGCTGCAGTTCTTCTTAAGAAAGCGGCTGGAATCGAGTCTGGTTCTGGTGAACCGAACCGTAATAAAGTAGCAACAGTCAAGCGTGACAAGGTACGCGAGATTGCTGAAACAAAGATGCCTGATCTAAACGCTGCAAGCGTAGAAGCTGCAATGCGTATGGTTGAAGGTACTGCACGCAGCATGGGTATCGTTATCGAAGACTGA
- the sigH gene encoding RNA polymerase sporulation sigma factor SigH, translating into MSADFKTIDENLIDFIQLEDEEIVELVHKGESEALDYLIHKYRNFVRAKARSYFLIGADKEDIVQEGMIGLYKAIRDFKEDKLSSFKAFAELCITRQIITAIKTATRQKHIPLNSYVSLDKPIYDEESDRTLMDVISGAKVMDPEELIINQEEFDHIEVKMSELLSDLERKVLALYLDGQSYQEISEELNRHVKSIDNALQRVKRKLERYLEVREFSL; encoded by the coding sequence GTGAGTGCTGACTTCAAGACAATCGACGAAAATCTTATAGACTTTATCCAGCTTGAGGACGAAGAAATAGTGGAGCTCGTTCATAAGGGCGAGAGTGAGGCTCTGGATTATCTGATTCATAAGTACCGCAACTTTGTCCGGGCAAAAGCAAGATCCTATTTTTTGATTGGCGCAGATAAAGAAGATATTGTACAAGAGGGAATGATTGGCTTATACAAGGCGATCCGCGACTTTAAAGAGGACAAGCTGTCTTCATTTAAAGCGTTTGCCGAGCTGTGCATCACCAGGCAAATCATAACCGCCATTAAGACGGCGACCCGCCAAAAGCATATTCCGCTGAACTCATATGTGTCTCTGGACAAGCCCATTTATGATGAGGAATCGGACAGAACGCTTATGGATGTTATCTCCGGGGCGAAGGTTATGGACCCTGAAGAGCTGATTATCAACCAGGAAGAATTTGATCATATTGAAGTGAAAATGTCTGAGCTTTTGAGTGACCTTGAACGCAAGGTGCTTGCTCTTTATTTGGATGGGCAGTCCTATCAGGAAATTTCCGAAGAACTGAACCGCCATGTTAAATCGATTGACAATGCTCTTCAGCGGGTGAAAAGAAAGCTGGAAAGATATCTGGAAGTGCGCGAATTTTCCCTGTAG
- the cysE gene encoding serine O-acetyltransferase, with amino-acid sequence MFARMKEDIEVVFEQDPAARSYLEVILTYSGLHAVWSHRIAHALFKRKFYFLARVVSQISRFFTGIEIHPGAKIGRRFFIDHGMGVVIGETCEIGDNVTVFQGVTLGGTGKEKGKRHPTIKDNALIATGAKVLGSITIGENSKIGAGSVVLHEVPPNSTVVGIPGRVKVRDGVKINKDLNHCDLPDPIADRFKELEEELRELKTEVETLRKERSQIHGHSNL; translated from the coding sequence ATGTTTGCAAGAATGAAGGAAGATATCGAAGTGGTATTTGAACAGGATCCGGCAGCAAGAAGTTATTTGGAAGTAATATTAACCTACTCAGGATTGCATGCTGTCTGGTCACACCGCATTGCCCACGCTCTTTTTAAGCGGAAGTTTTATTTTCTTGCAAGAGTGGTTTCCCAGATCAGCCGCTTTTTCACAGGAATTGAAATTCACCCGGGAGCAAAGATCGGCAGACGCTTTTTTATCGACCATGGCATGGGGGTTGTCATCGGGGAAACATGTGAAATCGGTGATAACGTAACGGTTTTTCAGGGTGTGACACTGGGAGGAACCGGGAAGGAAAAAGGCAAGCGCCATCCTACCATTAAGGACAACGCGCTGATTGCAACCGGCGCGAAGGTTTTGGGCTCTATTACGATTGGGGAGAATTCTAAGATCGGTGCAGGCTCTGTTGTTCTTCATGAGGTTCCGCCAAATTCAACAGTAGTCGGGATACCTGGAAGAGTGAAAGTCCGGGATGGAGTGAAAATTAACAAAGATTTAAATCATTGTGATCTTCCCGATCCAATTGCAGACCGGTTTAAGGAACTGGAGGAGGAGCTGCGGGAATTAAAAACGGAAGTGGAAACATTGAGGAAAGAAAGGAGCCAGATTCATGGCCATTCAAATCTATAA
- the nusG gene encoding transcription termination/antitermination protein NusG, translated as MEKNWYVVHTYSGYENKVKANLEKRVESMGMQDKIFRVVVPEEEETELKNGKKKVVKRKVFPGYVLVEIVMTDDSWYVVRNTPGVTGFVGSAGSGSKPTPLLPEEVTHILKHMGVEEARFDINFEIGETVKVKEGPFANFTGSIEDIDKDKAKIKVLVNMFGRDTPVELDFSQIEKL; from the coding sequence ATGGAAAAGAATTGGTATGTTGTTCATACGTACTCCGGCTATGAAAATAAAGTGAAAGCCAATCTGGAGAAGCGTGTTGAATCAATGGGTATGCAAGATAAAATATTCCGGGTGGTAGTCCCGGAAGAAGAAGAAACAGAATTGAAGAACGGCAAGAAAAAAGTAGTGAAGCGCAAGGTCTTCCCTGGTTATGTACTCGTAGAAATCGTTATGACAGATGATTCATGGTATGTAGTAAGAAATACTCCGGGTGTAACCGGATTTGTAGGTTCGGCAGGTTCAGGCTCAAAGCCGACTCCGCTATTGCCTGAGGAAGTTACTCATATTCTTAAGCATATGGGTGTTGAAGAAGCCCGCTTTGATATCAACTTTGAGATCGGCGAAACCGTTAAGGTGAAAGAAGGTCCGTTTGCGAACTTCACAGGCTCCATTGAAGATATTGATAAAGATAAGGCGAAGATTAAAGTGCTTGTGAACATGTTTGGCCGTGACACGCCGGTTGAACTTGATTTTTCACAGATTGAAAAACTGTAA
- the secE gene encoding preprotein translocase subunit SecE, with the protein MQRIVNFFREVGREMRKVSWPKRKELTSYTVTVLATVTFFALFFAVIDLGISELIRIILE; encoded by the coding sequence ATGCAGCGCATCGTGAATTTTTTCCGTGAAGTTGGCCGGGAAATGAGAAAGGTCAGCTGGCCTAAACGCAAAGAGCTGACAAGCTATACTGTTACCGTTCTTGCTACAGTTACGTTCTTCGCTCTGTTTTTTGCAGTGATTGACCTGGGAATTTCTGAATTGATTCGTATAATTCTTGAATAA
- the cysS gene encoding cysteine--tRNA ligase, with protein MAIQIYNTLTRQKEDFIPLEEGKVKMYVCGPTVYNYIHIGNARPPIVFDTVRRYLEFRGFDVQYVSNFTDVDDKLIRVANELGTDVPAVAERFINAYFEDVSALGCRRADVHPRVTESIDIIIEFIQTLIDKGFAYESEGDVYYHTRKFDEYGKLSHQSIDELRVGARIAVGEKKQDSLDFVLWKAAKEGEIAWESPWGQGRPGWHIECSAMAKKYLGDMIDIHAGGQDLAFPHHENEIAQSEALTGKTFARYWMHNGYINIDNEKMSKSLGNFVLVHDIIQKHDPQVLRFFMLSVHYRHPINYSDELLENTRTGLERIKTSYHNLLHRREASVNLTDNNQEWLDKITALHEQFIQDMDDDFNTANAVSILFELSKLANYYLMEKNTAVEVIDAFTKEFETLFDVLGLSLDEAHADLLDEEIEQLIEERQQARKERNFELADKIRDQLKEMNIILEDTPQGIRWKRG; from the coding sequence ATGGCCATTCAAATCTATAATACACTTACTCGTCAAAAAGAAGATTTTATTCCCTTAGAAGAGGGAAAAGTGAAAATGTATGTGTGCGGTCCTACCGTTTATAACTATATCCATATAGGGAATGCCCGTCCGCCGATTGTATTTGATACCGTGAGAAGATATCTTGAGTTCCGCGGCTTCGATGTGCAGTATGTCTCCAATTTTACAGATGTGGATGATAAGCTGATTCGCGTGGCAAACGAACTGGGAACGGATGTTCCTGCTGTTGCGGAACGGTTCATTAATGCCTACTTCGAGGACGTTTCTGCGCTCGGCTGCAGAAGGGCTGATGTCCACCCGAGAGTGACAGAAAGCATCGATATCATTATTGAATTTATCCAGACATTGATTGATAAAGGCTTTGCGTATGAATCAGAGGGAGATGTCTATTACCATACCCGGAAATTTGATGAGTACGGCAAGCTTTCCCATCAGTCCATTGATGAATTGCGTGTCGGCGCCCGCATTGCTGTCGGCGAGAAGAAACAGGACTCCCTCGACTTTGTTCTTTGGAAAGCAGCGAAGGAAGGGGAAATCGCGTGGGAGAGTCCTTGGGGGCAAGGAAGACCCGGATGGCATATCGAATGCTCGGCGATGGCAAAGAAATACCTTGGGGACATGATTGACATCCATGCAGGCGGTCAGGATCTGGCCTTCCCGCATCATGAAAATGAGATTGCCCAGTCGGAAGCACTGACAGGAAAAACCTTCGCCCGCTACTGGATGCACAACGGCTATATTAATATCGACAATGAAAAAATGTCCAAATCACTGGGAAATTTCGTCCTGGTTCATGACATTATCCAAAAGCATGATCCGCAGGTTTTAAGATTTTTTATGCTGTCGGTTCATTACAGGCATCCGATCAACTACAGTGATGAGCTTCTGGAAAATACCCGGACAGGGCTTGAGCGCATTAAAACGTCTTATCACAATTTGCTGCACCGCAGAGAAGCAAGTGTCAATCTGACCGATAATAATCAGGAATGGCTGGATAAAATTACAGCTCTTCATGAGCAGTTCATTCAAGATATGGATGATGACTTTAACACAGCTAATGCCGTGTCCATTTTGTTCGAACTGTCTAAGCTTGCAAATTATTATCTGATGGAGAAAAACACAGCTGTGGAAGTGATTGATGCTTTCACGAAAGAATTTGAAACGCTGTTTGATGTATTGGGGCTTTCACTTGACGAGGCACATGCAGACCTTCTGGATGAAGAAATCGAACAGCTGATTGAAGAGAGGCAGCAGGCCAGAAAAGAGCGAAACTTCGAACTGGCAGATAAAATCCGCGATCAGCTGAAAGAAATGAATATTATTCTTGAAGATACACCGCAGGGAATCAGATGGAAAAGAGGCTAA